A genomic stretch from Thermostichus vulcanus str. 'Rupite' includes:
- a CDS encoding orange carotenoid-binding protein produces MPYNVETARTIFPETLAADVVPATIARFNQLSAEDQLALIWFAYLEMGKTITIAAPGAASMVLAERTLEEFRKMSFREQTQAMCDLANRADTPICRTYAVWSPNVKLGFWYQLGKWMEEGIVAPIPEGYRLSANASAVLQAIQAADSGQQITILRNAVVDMGYDPAKLGQFNRVSEPVVPPKSMSERTKVSIEGITNPTVLNYMDNLNANDFDALIKLFTPDGALQPPFQRPIVGTEAILRFFREECQNLKLLPERGVSEPAEDGYTQIKVTGKVQTPWFGGNVGMNVAWRFLLNPENQIFFVAIDLLASPKELLNFIR; encoded by the coding sequence ATGCCTTACAACGTAGAGACCGCTCGCACCATCTTTCCGGAGACTCTTGCTGCGGATGTTGTCCCTGCAACCATTGCCCGATTTAACCAGCTCAGTGCAGAAGACCAACTGGCCCTGATCTGGTTTGCATATCTAGAAATGGGCAAAACCATCACCATTGCCGCCCCTGGTGCAGCCAGTATGGTTCTGGCCGAGCGTACCCTCGAAGAGTTCCGGAAAATGTCCTTCCGGGAGCAAACCCAAGCCATGTGCGACTTGGCCAACCGCGCCGATACTCCCATTTGTCGCACCTATGCTGTTTGGTCACCGAACGTCAAGTTGGGGTTCTGGTACCAGTTGGGCAAGTGGATGGAGGAAGGGATCGTTGCCCCCATTCCGGAGGGATACCGCCTCTCCGCCAATGCTTCTGCTGTGTTGCAAGCTATTCAAGCGGCTGATTCCGGCCAACAGATCACGATTTTGCGCAATGCAGTGGTGGACATGGGCTACGACCCGGCCAAGTTGGGCCAGTTTAACCGCGTCAGTGAACCCGTAGTGCCTCCCAAATCCATGTCGGAGCGCACCAAGGTTTCTATTGAGGGGATCACCAATCCCACCGTCCTCAACTATATGGACAACCTCAATGCCAACGATTTCGATGCTCTGATCAAGCTGTTCACGCCAGATGGAGCTCTACAGCCACCCTTCCAGCGTCCGATCGTCGGCACTGAGGCCATCCTGCGCTTCTTCCGAGAGGAGTGCCAGAACTTGAAACTTTTGCCGGAGCGGGGGGTGTCTGAGCCTGCCGAAGATGGCTACACACAGATTAAGGTGACTGGAAAAGTGCAGACCCCCTGGTTTGGTGGCAATGTCGGTATGAATGTGGCCTGGCGATTTTTGTTGAACCCGGAGAATCAGATTTTCTTTGTGGCGATTGACCTGCTGGCCTCACCCAAGGAACTGCTGAATTTCATCCGTTGA
- the rnc gene encoding ribonuclease III: MSESELIPPRRRALEHLLSRLGFKDAALLAQLRWDLLDQALIHPSLDSQRNNDRLELLGDSVLRILATEFLFESYPDLSVGELTAIRSDLISDAHLAELADLHGLERYLELGSSSQKDLAGRDRRLADAFEALLGSFYLSWGIHTLPNLHPWLDPYLRRRVEEWFQDPTRRNPKAALQELTQRLWGELPEYRLVAAEEHPPHFTVEVWGNGRCWGRGEGRSKKAAEMAAAAVAYGQLHSEEA; encoded by the coding sequence ATGTCTGAGTCTGAGCTGATCCCGCCCCGTCGCCGTGCCCTGGAGCACCTTCTGAGCCGTCTTGGGTTCAAGGATGCGGCTTTGCTGGCGCAACTGCGCTGGGATCTGTTGGATCAGGCCCTAATTCACCCCTCTCTGGATAGTCAGCGAAATAATGATCGTCTGGAGTTGTTGGGGGATTCTGTCCTACGGATTTTGGCCACGGAATTCTTGTTTGAGTCTTACCCAGATTTGTCGGTGGGAGAGTTGACCGCCATTCGCTCCGATTTAATCAGTGATGCTCATTTGGCGGAACTGGCGGATCTGCACGGCTTGGAGCGCTACCTGGAGTTGGGATCCAGCTCCCAGAAAGATTTGGCTGGACGGGATCGCCGACTGGCAGATGCCTTCGAGGCGCTTCTGGGATCCTTTTACCTCAGTTGGGGGATCCATACCCTGCCCAACCTACATCCTTGGTTGGATCCCTATTTGCGCCGGCGGGTGGAGGAGTGGTTTCAGGATCCGACCCGGCGCAACCCAAAAGCAGCATTGCAAGAGCTTACCCAACGCCTGTGGGGGGAGCTGCCAGAATATCGCCTTGTGGCGGCGGAAGAACATCCACCCCACTTCACTGTAGAAGTTTGGGGTAATGGGCGATGCTGGGGCCGAGGTGAGGGCCGTTCGAAAAAGGCTGCTGAAATGGCTGCTGCCGCTGTAGCCTATGGGCAGTTACACTCGGAGGAAGCATGA
- a CDS encoding sensor histidine kinase: protein MDRRVGWLILAIPITCFGAALLTFANFQRWYRADQRWVAHTLEVMLATEMLNRQLLEAEVNAQSYGLTLEQPYLDAYQAAIQELTVTQGQLLEQVRDNPTQYERLQRLGDLLVQSVALLDRQLLSLGPADAYEMTAEELFVWLSQATDTLTLTRNQLQEFAALEADYLRERQARLQARYRRSENSLYLLALIGLGAVGGAMVLFGRQEQELRSRSRQLELANEQLWRFAANASHELRAPLAAVLSNTQVGLMLLHSPVADPEEAAANRQQSLACFETVVATAKRMSGLVHDLLQLARAQGGSLNLIPTDLTALLQSWQGRVKRFLPEEPVWIQADVGLLRQALDNILRNAERYCRSEVTLTLTLHPLMITIADDGCGIPAEHLPYIFEPFYRVGSGDGFGLGLAIAKQVVEAHGGRISVSSSLHQGTVFRVILPRLG, encoded by the coding sequence TTGGATCGCCGAGTCGGTTGGCTGATCCTGGCCATACCGATTACCTGCTTCGGGGCAGCCCTGTTGACATTTGCCAATTTTCAGCGCTGGTATCGGGCGGATCAGCGCTGGGTGGCCCATACGCTGGAAGTGATGCTGGCCACGGAAATGCTGAACCGACAGTTGCTTGAGGCGGAGGTGAATGCGCAGAGCTATGGCCTAACCCTGGAGCAACCCTATCTTGACGCTTACCAGGCGGCAATTCAGGAGCTGACGGTTACCCAAGGGCAACTTCTAGAGCAGGTGCGGGATAATCCTACCCAATACGAGCGTCTGCAGAGGTTGGGGGATCTGCTGGTTCAGAGTGTGGCTCTGCTCGATCGGCAACTGCTGAGTTTAGGGCCCGCGGATGCTTATGAGATGACAGCAGAGGAGTTGTTTGTCTGGCTTAGCCAAGCGACCGACACGTTGACCCTCACTCGCAACCAACTGCAGGAGTTTGCTGCCCTTGAGGCCGATTATCTGCGGGAGCGCCAGGCCCGTTTGCAAGCTCGCTATCGCCGCAGCGAAAACAGTCTCTATCTCTTGGCTCTCATCGGGCTTGGCGCAGTTGGGGGAGCAATGGTGCTGTTTGGTCGGCAGGAGCAAGAGCTCCGATCCCGATCGCGACAGTTGGAGCTGGCCAATGAGCAACTTTGGCGTTTTGCGGCCAATGCTTCCCATGAGCTGCGGGCGCCATTGGCGGCGGTGTTGAGCAATACCCAGGTGGGTTTGATGCTGTTGCACAGTCCGGTGGCGGATCCGGAGGAAGCCGCTGCCAATCGGCAGCAGAGCTTGGCTTGCTTTGAAACCGTGGTGGCTACGGCGAAGCGAATGAGTGGTTTGGTGCACGACTTATTGCAGTTGGCACGCGCTCAGGGTGGCTCACTGAACTTGATACCTACCGATTTGACGGCTCTACTGCAATCCTGGCAGGGGCGGGTCAAGAGGTTCCTACCAGAAGAACCGGTTTGGATTCAGGCCGATGTCGGCTTACTGCGGCAGGCTTTGGACAATATCCTTCGCAATGCCGAGCGCTATTGCCGCAGCGAGGTCACACTGACCTTAACGTTGCATCCCTTGATGATCACCATCGCAGATGACGGCTGTGGGATCCCTGCTGAACATCTGCCCTACATCTTCGAGCCCTTTTACCGCGTCGGATCAGGGGATGGCTTCGGTCTTGGACTGGCGATCGCCAAGCAGGTTGTCGAAGCTCATGGTGGCCGGATCAGCGTTAGCAGCAGTCTCCATCAGGGCACAGTGTTCCGGGTGATCCTGCCCCGCTTGGGTTGA
- a CDS encoding response regulator transcription factor: MRLLLVEDDPTQRVPLQVALRQGGHLVDAVPDAETAEGLCQGKDYDVVIVDWMLPGRSGVEFCRRFRQAGQGAPVLVLTARDTTADVVVGLDAGADDYLVKPVDVPELLARVRALGRRSPQWLGDCLTVAGLQLDLMTLVARYGDQTVMLTPQEFRLLELLMRQPQRVFSRDYLEANLWEWGSEPESNAISRLIYRLRQRLSPLGCNDWVETVHGLGYRLHPSGWIAESVG, encoded by the coding sequence ATGCGACTGCTGTTGGTTGAGGATGATCCGACTCAACGGGTGCCCCTCCAGGTCGCCCTCCGTCAAGGGGGGCACCTGGTGGATGCGGTTCCTGATGCAGAGACGGCTGAGGGCCTTTGTCAGGGCAAAGACTACGATGTGGTGATCGTGGATTGGATGCTACCGGGTCGCAGTGGCGTTGAATTCTGTCGTCGCTTCCGTCAAGCGGGTCAAGGGGCACCGGTGTTGGTGCTGACAGCCCGAGATACAACCGCAGATGTAGTGGTGGGCTTGGATGCGGGAGCCGATGATTATCTGGTCAAGCCTGTGGATGTACCGGAGTTGCTGGCACGGGTACGGGCGCTGGGGCGACGCTCGCCCCAATGGTTGGGGGATTGCTTAACGGTTGCTGGGTTGCAGTTGGATCTGATGACACTGGTAGCACGCTATGGTGACCAAACCGTAATGCTGACGCCGCAGGAGTTCCGACTGCTGGAGTTGCTGATGCGCCAGCCCCAACGGGTGTTCAGTCGTGATTATCTGGAGGCGAATTTGTGGGAATGGGGATCGGAGCCCGAGAGCAACGCCATCAGTCGCCTGATTTATCGACTCAGGCAACGGCTCAGCCCGCTGGGTTGCAACGACTGGGTCGAAACCGTCCATGGTTTAGGCTACCGTCTCCATCCATCTGGTTGGATCGCCGAGTCGGTTGGCTGA